Genomic DNA from Manihot esculenta cultivar AM560-2 chromosome 15, M.esculenta_v8, whole genome shotgun sequence:
ACAATGTCACATTCAGGATTAGCGCCCTATACAACCTCCAGTTATCAAAATTACAAGTGATCAGCTCAGGCAATTCTGATACAAAGTTTCTCCAAGTGAATTCTATTTCAAATGCTATTGAATCATTTTCACAAATCATTCAGTAATTTATCATTATCATTCATATCCAGTTTACTCTAGTGATAATCTTTTATTTGTTCATACTTCCAGAAAACAGTACTTTACCGTAGGAGCTGGCGTCATTCCGTGCACATCCATTCCTTGTCTTGTAAATTCATTCGCGTTAGGCCTTTCTGCAGAATTTGGGAACAAAAGAAGGAACTTGTTATTTATCCTCACATCTTCTCAATGTGAAATTTCAGGTCAAACTATATGAGTTACCATATCACCTTCTACTTCAGCTGAAGGATCTTTCTTTTGCTGTCTGTCAAAATTTTGTACCTGAAACTTCTCCTTGGCCCAAGCAATGGCTTCATCAATAGAAATTGCTTCGCTAACTACTTCTCTATGATCAGAATTGATCTCAATGACATAAGAGCTCATAACTTCATCTTCCTCCTGCTCCATTTCTTCCTCTGGCATTAAATTACATTTCATGCCAGCACTTGCATCTTGTTCTTGACAAAGTGAAGAGACAGGAGATGAAGGGGAGTTGAGGTCCAAATCATCCACAGATACTTTGATGCTTCGATATGAATTGGGTTCGAGACTAATAGTTTCTGGGGATGACAACTGCCGTGAAACTTTGATATAGGAGCTTCTGAAATTGTCATTGTATTCATTTTCCATGCAATAATCGGCGTAGGCAGGAATTGGAAAAGATGGCATCTCTTCTTTGCTTGCTTGTTCTTCAGGTCTCATTGTGGTGGAGTTCCACCTACATGGCACATTGATTGGCCTGTAAGAAGATGAAAATCTAAGCTTTCTCCATTTTTGAGATGccaatgatttttttttgtttgtttttttcacAAAAACATGCCAAAGTAGTTACCCATCAAATAAAGAGAAAGTGAAAAGGTACAAATTTAAAAAGTGTACAGCTAGTCATGGTAAGAAGCTAATTGATATGGAAGTGCAAAGTGAAGAGTAAAGCAACGTCAATATGTCTATTGAAGGTGAAAAACTGTGCAAACACAACTAGGGAATCTTGAATAATGTGAAATGGCTTGTGGAGCCATGGCTACCCCCACAAAGCATGTGAAAAGTTATCTCCAATAAAATTCAGCATCAATTTTCTCATTGTTTGATCTTAATAATGATGTCTTAACAAAGTGCATCATAGTGGCTTTTGCTAAACTGAGGGGTCGCTAACTAGTAACTAATTGTGGAGTCTTGGAGCAGTAGACGTCTCCCTCCTCCCATGGATGACAATGAGATATTGCATTATTTACACTGTTAATACTTAAATCTTTGATATAGCTGctctatgatatgatatgaaggttgtttcaaaaaattataaacttgaatgcaatgaaaatttaatagaaaaaaaacaacacaatcatattaaatattcatagtataacaaatataaatttaatggataaaatttaaaatgtggaAAGCTTGAAATTTGGTTTTAACCTCGAATTATGAATTTGAGATTTAAAAGCATGTTATCTACTCAATTGAAGAGCATaaaaaatcatgagagactttTGACAAATTGAAggagaaaataaaaagttttaagtctttaaaaatcttaaatttggGAAAGCACAGGGGTATTATTGTAAATGTAAAACTGATAAACCCAACTGAAAACCGTTAGCGCTCTCGATACCTGAGCTTCAAAGCAAAAGAAGACAATGCCACATCATCGCCGGTCACTGGAGGTCGATGAGGGCTCAGCTCCTCTGAGCTAAGCACTGAAGAGGAGTTCGACTTTGATTTAGCCTTGGAGTTGGGCCTCGATCGGTCCCTTGACCTTCGTCCGTCCTCCCAACCGAAAACATCACTGTAAAATCCTTCACCCTTGGCTGGAATCCTGAAAGCCGGCAAGCTCCGACCACCGCCCTTCTTCTCTACTGAACCAACAACTTCCGGCTGGCGGAAAATCTCTTCGTAAAAAGAAGTAGATGATCTAGTGAAGTCGCCAGAAAATTTACGAGACAAAACGCTGCGGGGCGGGCCACCGAAAACGTCTGCGAAGTCTTCGGGGTCGAGGGCCTCCATGGAACGCCTCGTGGGGCCGGCCGACGCGTCTTCCATGGAGCGGCGCCGCGGGCGACTGGGCATGCCCATCCGCATTCTCCACGACTCGTCCATGTAGCTAGCTTTGCTTCAGAGTTCAGAGAGGACCTATAAGCTAAAACACAGAAATATATACGAGAGATTTCTTCAgctcatatataaatatatatatacacaaaaCAGAGCTTGAGAAAAAGGTGGTACCTTTTCAATTCTAATTAATTAGAAGAGATTTATTAAATACTCTtatgtatttatattaattttaattatttattacaattataatattttatttactaaTTACCCATTAAAAAAGAGTTGCTTTCTCAAGAGAAATTCCATattctcataaaaaatatatatattctcaATATATTAgagtaattaaatatttattaagtaTTTGCATATTATTCctaatttcttaataaaacaaagtaaaatataaatcgtaatttaattgaaaaataaaggaTAGTGATGGAGGGAGACAGGAATGGAGTGGAAAATCATCATCAAAGTTGGCACTCCCCATGCTTACCTGGAAAGCTGTTTTTGGATGGAGGGAAGGCTCTCAGTCCCCACTCCTAAATATTATGCCTATCTTGCTTTTTtcgcaaattttttaaattgttaaatgctaattaactaattttttaaaattaattgttaatttttatattactttGTGGATGAAGATAGAGGCTACTTTTGTGAGTTTATCTTTTACCAGTTTGCTaacgaagaaaagaaaagaaaagaaaagaaaggatggTGAAAGATGTAAAATCTGAAAAAGGAATTAAAGAACATATATAACTAAAGGCAAGAAAAAGAAGTTAGCTTCAACGAGTCTAGGTTATGTATTGCTAAGAGTCTCACACTAAATTAAAACTAATGATAACTCAAAAGTTTGAAATAAAAGCCTATGTAGTACTAAGAAGATATATACCATTGTGTATATAATTTTAAgcgattaatatattttaaattttttagtattaaaaataataatagtctgattaaaattgaaaaagaagTCAAGAAAGCAATTTCTTGTTCTCTCCTTTATCCCCCAAATTCAGCTTTAAAGCATCTTTTGCAAAATCACTAGTAGCCATATGCTTTTCTTTTATAGATGTTGATGTTaagtgaaaaaattaaaatttcttccTTTAGTGGTAGTTATTAAATGTAATACTAAGTAGTTGGCTAAtagtcaaagaaaaaaaaaaggttaaaaactgatgattataaattttagattttaaaaggttcagattttttttaaaatttttatataatgaaaAACTAAAGATGAAATATAAAGAAGGTAAAATAGGTGATGGAGCTTGGACTACCTAATTTTGAGTAGGTTAGAATCCtaagcagaaaaaaaaaatatggaaCACATGATGATATTAAGTTAAAAAGTTTCGTTACATAGacatgaaaaaatttaattaagagTTTGGGCAGGCAAGGCATGCCCAAGACAAAACGCATAGAAAATAAATTCCAACAAAAAACAGACGAGAGATATTTTGTCAGTTCCACTAATATCTGGTTGCTTACTGCCATTTTCAACTCTATAATTGGCCCGTGAATTGAATCTAGTTCGTCAAATGTCACAGGAACTTAGCTCTTGCTTACCCTCAACACTGTGCGTTTACCTATTTGCATGATTAATTAACTACGTACATTTCCCAACCTTTACAATTcttcctctctctctttttttttctaatcctCTTATTATTAAACAATGAACAATGTCTTTATGAGCGTTTTTCGGAAATATTAGGCGTTGATAACTTCTTTAAACGTTGTTGCCGGTAGAGCTTTAACATATGCATGGTACTGATCATATTTTCTTGTTCTTGTTCATACAAATGTTTTTGTTCATATTCATACAAATCccattaattttgttttttgtagtgataacatataaaatacATGTTATACTCAAATTAAGACATGTGAAAATTTTCGATCTGAACTCtattaattaaactaaattaaagatTATTAATCCGGTTGGATCTAACGAAATATCCGATCAAGAGTTAAACAGGACATTAATTCAGTCCTTTTCAACTCGAAATTCATAAGATATGATTTTTGGTCATACTctccatataaaattttaatgtgcGTGCTACAATCATTCTAACGTAGTATGTATCAGTAAAGACATGGTTTTAATcggttaaatattaaataagtcaattgtttaatataaaaataaaagagacatTTGGTGGGTGCACAAAGTATGGACATGAGTATATACACCCAGCCATTCTTGAAAATTGAatcatcttttttattttctaaagaaCTACCATTATTTATTTGCAATTCAAAATCTTTAACACATCCGAAAATAAATCACTCAGTtctattattattctcatttaCTGTTATCCCAAACTTTTCTCTTATAATCTTGAAGAGCTACTCTTCACGTGTAAGAATCCTAAAATACCCCAAATCTCACATCCATCACTTAATAATCATGGTACGATCAAACCCTACAATAAACTCAACATCAAAACCAACAACTATCATTGGATGCCCAGCTAAGCAAACTTAATTAACCGATAAATTGAAACTAAATATCTCGCACGAGGTTGCAAAAACTCAAATAGTGGTCCTGCTAAAAAGAAGCAGAtcatcaggaaaaaaaaaaaaaaaacaagagttTAGGACCACCACCGGAAATGGGACAAGGCTTTCACCAGTGAtaatattccaataaattaataaagagaTAATGGGATCACTCTTCCCCAAACATccagtaaaagaaaaaaaaaaactgaaaaaggaaAGCCAATTTTATTCCATTTGCAACtaagtatttatatattaagGATTGAATTCATAattatgaatttataaaaaataattattatcaaatcctaaatattaggagatgatagtttttcacttgttcaatatcaaacaataaataataaaaataatattttaatttaatttgaaatggGGTTATAATTTGGTGCCCATTATTTAGGGTTTTTTAATGGAAATATGGGATAtagataataaagaaaaaaattagttGTAATGAAGAAAGGTGTTGAAAAGGGGAAGGATATGGTTGATAGCTGAAGAGGGGACAATGCATGCCCTAAATTGATTGTGATAAAAAACCTTCATGCCTCACTTCTCTACTTTCCAACAAAGCTAATCATCAATCTTTGAAGCTAAGACTATTATCAATCACTACTCATGCCAAGAAAGAGCAAGAAAGTGGATGTGCCATCACattataaattcttttttttttcattaaaaaaaaacaaataaagaaagaaaggagCAAAACCCTAATTATAATGATTACAAATTAAGAGATAATCTAACTTTATAatcttcttttttaatttaaacgtaATCTGGTCCTTAAAAGAAACTACATGCaaatatataagaaaatatCCTGCAGGAAAAATGATATTGTATTGATATTGAAATACTTgtctcaaattaattttatttattagacaaatgatattaaatttaaattataaaaattaaaaccattgCATTAAAACGTAGTTTCTTATAATTCGACCTAATTTTGGAGAGAAAACCGTATTTTCCACTACAGTTGTTTTGTCGTTACTGGCTAGAATATGTGATACAcatttatttgtaataataataataataataataataataataataataataataataataataattgagctAATGATAATTTTGAAAAAGATTTAACAGGACCGTGTTTCTTGTCCATTAGCTAAAAGTGTGATAAAATAATTAgagtattatttataaaaaataattgagcAAATAATCATTTTCAAAAAGATTATACAAGAAGAAGACAGTAGAGGTAGAGTTATACATATGAAGTATAAAATACATGGATAGTGATGAGACATGAATATGGCCGACCTTAATTAAGTTCATTCATCATTCATGTACATGCTACCTCAATCCAAACACACATAtgaatctttattattattattattattattaaaactttGAAAAACATACATGTTTAGGAGACCTTTGAGGATGGAATGTTCTTGCATTTTCAAATGTGCAAGAAATTCATAGGAAGACATTCATAATCTGCCAAAAATGAACAACTTCTGCCCACTCTCCCCTCATGAATTGGAAGGGTTTGCCATCTCGGAGGACTATCTACAATGCTTCCATTTATAACAGGACGATGTTTGCTTagtattttgatgatttttgtacCAATTATGTCatacaagaaattaaaaaaaaaattgtgaaaaaaaaaaagtgaatgtGGCTACGCTCACAATTTCACCTAACAAATATCCACCTTTTTACACATTCAATTGATTGAttatgccttttttttttttacgttTCATCACCAGAGGACCTGACAGGAATCTGACAGGGATAAGGAAAAAAATAAGCGGGTAGCAGAGGATATCCTGTCTGTCCATCAAGAACCGTGGATCAGGTAAGAGATAAGGTTCGGCCCCGTGGACAAGGAGATCAGATTCTTTCAAAACGACTTATTGGTCGTTAAAATCCTCCTAAACTGATATGAGGTAAGGAGGGTACTGGTGGATACAGATAGTTCTGTTAACCTTCTTATCTTAAATGTTTCAACAAGTTAGGCTTGGATAAGAGCAGTCTTATCAGAATCTCCTATCCCTTGATAGGGTTAGGAGATAAGACCATGGCAGTGGGTACCATCAACCTTCTCCTGGTACTCGGGATGAAAAGTATAGGCAAAAACAATATGCAGAGTTCATGGTGGTAGATATCCCATTTGCATATAATGTAATACTCAGTCGTCCGGTCCTGAATTGTCATGGTATTGTTATTAACATaggtgctatgtgtcttaagttTTCAACCCCTGAGGGAATAGCAGTGGTTCGAGACAGTTCGAGatcaactaaaaaaaattacaaacgcCGTACAAAAAGCTTCAGAAAAGCAACCATACCCATCGATTTGCTTGAGAAGCTGAAATCTCACATAAAGCTGGAACCCGTGGATCCGATAAAGGAGGTCCAGGTAGGGAAGGAACAAAAGTTGCGGTTTGGCACTGCGCTAACCGGGGAAACGAAGGTTTGATTGATAGAATTGCGGAAAAATCGAGTAATCACTTTCTCTTAGTCTCCAAAAGATGTAACAGGTATATACCCAGCTCTCATCACCCATAAGTTATCTATTGATAAGACCGTCAAACCAGTtcaataaaagaaaaggaagtttACACTAGAGAGGCAATAGgtgatcaaagaagaggttgataaGCTTCTAAGTGCAGGATTAATAAAGGAAGTCCAGTATCCCACATGGCTAGCCAATGCGATCCTAGTAAAGAAGGCTAACGAAAATTAAAGGATGTGTGTAGACTTCATTGACTTAAATAAAGCATGTCCGAAAGATCACTACCTATTACCATCCATTGACAGATTAATACACTCGACCTCAGGGCATGCAGTGATCTCCTTTCTTGATGCCATTTCAGGATACCACCAAATCATGATAGATACTAAGGATGCAAAAAAGACTGCATTCATAATAGATGAAGGAGTTTACTGTTACAAAATAATACCTTTCGGATTGAAAAATATAGGGGCAACATACCAAAGGCTGGTGTTAGGAATCTTCAAGAAAATGGTGGGATCAACAATAGAGGTGTATGTGGATAACATAGTGGTGAAGAGTCGATCCTTGGAGGATCATCTAGAAGATATCCGAAAAGTTTTTGACATCCTGGACAAGACGGGTATGAAGTTGAACCCGAAAAAATGTACCTTCAAAGTAAAAGCTGGGAAGTTCATGGGATATATAATCTCGGAAAGAGGTATAGAGACAAACTCTGAGAAGATCAGCGCCATCCAAAATATAGAAGCACCCAAAACCATTAATGAGGCACAAAGGCTAAATGGGCAGATCACTGCTCTAGGTCATTTCATATCATGCTTGGCCAAAAGGTGCCTCCCGTTCTTCAAGGCTTTGAAAGAAAAAGGTAAGTTTGTATGGAGAGAAGAGTGTGCAGAGGCATTTGAAAGTCTAAAAACCTTCTTATCATTCCTGTTGAAGAGAAAGTTGTGTTTCTATACTTGTCTGTGACAAAAGAAACAGTTTGCTCGGTACTTTTTCGTGAAAATAATAAGGAGCAAAGTTCAATATACTATGCCAGACAGGTGTTGAAGGGGACGGAATTGAACTACCCTCCTCTCAAAAAGTTAGAGTTCACGATCCTAATGTTAGCCACAAAGTTACGACCATACATTGAGTCATATACCATAGAAGTTAAAATAGATTACCCTTTGGGGAAAATTCTACACAGGCCAGAGTTGTCAAAGTGGTTATCCACCTAAGCGGTAATACTGTCAACTTACGATATCAAGTATGTCCCAAgaaaggccatgaaagcccaAGTGCTAGTCGACTTTATTGCAAAGATGACTCTGCCATTAGAACCTTTAGGGTTCTCAGAGGAAAATACAGAAGAATGGAAAGTCTGGGCAGACAAAGCTTGCAGAGCAAGGGGTTCAAGGATTGAGATCCTGTTACAATCTCAAATATGGATAAAGCTTCAATATGTGGCCAAACTTGCCTTCAATGCCACTAACACTATAGCCGAATATGAGGCTGTAATAATGGCCCTAAGAATCATCAAGAAATTAGGCAtacaaaaattcattattttagtgactcacaattgGTTGTTAATCCATACTAGGAACAATTCAAAGTTCGAGAATCGATCCTTATCAAATACAAGGAGAAGGTTCAGTCCCTGATGAATAAGATCAAAGATGGGCAGAGCAGTTTAAAACTTTGTCAAGTGGCCAGAGGCAACAATGAAGAGGTGGATCTTCTAGCTAAGATGGCAGCAGTGGGAGAACAATACTTGACCCAACCATTTCAATTCAAGAAATTGCACACTCTAGCAATGGCAGTGGAAGAGTCATTCCTTGTAGAAGAAGGGGAATCATGGATGATGCCAGTATACAAATTCTTGACACAAGATGACTTTCCAGTCAATGAATTACCAGCCAAACAGATAATAAGGAAGTCTTCTAAATACATACTAATTGATGGATGGTTGTACAGGAGGTCCTCGAGACATTCATGGTTGCGGTGTGTTACCGAAAAGGAAGGCTATGGAATCTTAAAGGATATCCATGAAGGTGATTGGGGAAGCCACGAAGGAGTCCAAACAATCGTTTGTAAAGCAATTTAGACAAGGATATTACTGGCCGATGATAATAAAAGACGCGAAGCAACTTATCCAAAGATATCAATTATGCCAAGTACATGCAAACATCCCAAGGATCCCGAGAAATGCAAGGGGTACACTGATTTCATTATCATTGATTACTATCTTTAGTATTATCCAGGTTCAAAGACTTTtgcaaaaaaaggaaaattgacTTAAGGTTCAGCTCAGCCTATCACTCCCAGACCAATGGTATGATTAAGGTGACTAACAGGACCATCCTACAAGGTTTAAAGAAAAGACTCGACTAAACTAAGGGTAACTGGCCCGAAGAGTTACCCCACATactatgggcatatagaaccACCCCTGGGACAGCTACAGGAGAAAAGCCCTTTTCCCTTATATACGGGCCCGAGTTAGTCATTCCCGTAGAAATCCAAGTAGGCAGCTTCAGGACACAATACCCTAAGATATCAGGGAATCCTGAAGAAATGTATTTTAATTTAGGCCAAGTAAAATTTCTATGAAAAAAAGCCGCAATCAGAATAGAGATTTATAGAAACAAGATATCCCTAATGTTCAATAGTAAGGTTAGGTCACACGCTTCAATGTAGGAGATCTAGTCCTTAAAAGAATAGATGTGACGAGTGGCAACGTCGGGTCTAGTAAGTTGAGCGCGAATTGGAAATGACCATTTAAAGTCTGGAAGGCTATTCGCCCAGGATCATATAAGCTGACCAAGTTAAATGGTCAAGTCATTCCTCATTCTTGGAACATTTGTAACTAGAGAAGGTTTTGTTAATAACAAATTAACAAGATATTTTCACATGTGGTGTTCTTCAGTAACAAAGAACGATGGGATTGCCTCCCTCGAAGAAAGACTAAACTAAGCCATTCGGCGCTGGTCCCACCAAGCAAGAtcacaaggcagtttttgccagaccgagccataaggcagtttttaCTAGGCCATTCGGGCGTTAGTCTCACTAAGCAAGGTCATAAGGCAGTTTTTGCTAGGTCATTCAGGCGTTGGTCCCACCAAGTaaggtcacaaggcagttttcaccAAGCCGGGTCAGAAGGCAGTTTTCGCCAAGCCATTCAGGCATTGGTCCCATTAAGCAAGACCATAAGACAATTTTAGCCAGGCCAGACCATAGGGCAGTTTTTTCCATGCcattcgggcattggtcccatcAAGTAAGTCCACAAGGTAGTTTTCACCAAcctaggccataaggcagttttcatCAGGCCATTCGGACGTTGGTCCTATTAAGTAAGGCCATAAAGCAATTTTCACCAGACCTAGCCATAAGGTAGTTTTCGCCAGGCTAttcgggcgttggtcccactaagcaaggccacaaggcaattttTACCAAGCCAAGCTATAAGGTAGTTTTTGTCAGGACATTCTGGCGTTGGTCCCACCcagcaaggccacaaggcagttttcgccaAGTCAGGCTATAAGACAATTTTTGCCAAGCCATTCAAGCATTGGTCCTACTAAGTAAGGCCATAAAGCCATTTTTGCTAGGCCATAAAGCCATTTTTGCTAGGCCATTTGGGCATTGGTTCCACTAAAAAAGGCCACAATGTAGTTtttgccaggccacaaggtaaTTTTTGTTAGGCCAAGTCAGGCCACGAGGTGACTCTCGTCAGACCACGAATTTAAGCATTGACCCCATTAATTGAGTCGTCTGTGCCAGACAGCCAGAAAATGTGGATATACCAACCCCTGAAAAGATAAATGATGAAAGCGTCAAACAAAAAATAGATCGAGTGAAAGATCCTTATTAATAAATCCTCCTAAGGCATTTTACAACGAAAGGATGATAGTTCGTCAAGCCACAGGCCCAGGTATTAATCCTATTTTTCAGTAACTATTTATGACTAAACGGGCGTTAAAGAAGATACACTTTAGCCCCTTCATTCGACAAAAATGGTTGCAACAAAAAAAGCACACAAAAGCATACAAaacatatattttcattataaaatattataaggaGTCAAGAAAGGGACTTGAATTACATCAAAAGTTTCTATTACATCAGAATCCTTAAAATCTATCCCATCCAATGGAAGGAAGACATCTAAAAGGCCATGAGAAAAGTCGTCTCTCCAACTACCTTCCTGACTTTGCCCTCAAAATCAATCTCATACAATCCAACCCCCAGGGGTCACGATGCTGAAAAGCCATCATAGTCGGGCTGGTTGCAATCCTCAGCCAATGCATAAATCTAAGCAGTATGCTTGCACCTTCAGGAAGACTCGCCTTCAATTGCTCTTTGAAGACCCGCCTTTAGTTGCTCTTTAAAGACCATGATGATATCCTCCATGCAGATTTGGTAGGCCATGATGATATCCTCTACACAGATTTGGTTACCCTcaaaaacagaagaagaagaacctcTAATCCTCTCTCCTATGAGAAACTGTTGTGaactaaaaagaagaaaaaagggtTCTTATCCAGTGAAATAATTGACAAAACTTTGTATGCGGCACAAAAAATAAGGTGACCACAGGCAAGCGAAACGACGCTCACAACCGAGACCATGCCACGTGTCCTAAATCGGAAAGGCAAACAACCACCTTCGAACTTGAAGAGTCGAAAACCAGCGAAGAGACCTctgatattacataacatccatCTAAAGTAAGTTATAAGTTGTCACCACAAAACAGAAGCCATATGGCAAGGATCTAACAAGTGCGAGGCGTAACTCCGCTACGAAAAGTGAGACCCGAATACTTTAACACCTGGACTATCGTCAAGACTTGCCCTCCCTTGATAGGTCGAGTCTTGGCACAGGGTT
This window encodes:
- the LOC110602278 gene encoding auxilin-related protein 2 isoform X1; this translates as MDESWRMRMGMPSRPRRRSMEDASAGPTRRSMEALDPEDFADVFGGPPRSVLSRKFSGDFTRSSTSFYEEIFRQPEVVGSVEKKGGGRSLPAFRIPAKGEGFYSDVFGWEDGRRSRDRSRPNSKAKSKSNSSSVLSSEELSPHRPPVTGDDVALSSFALKLRPINVPCRWNSTTMRPEEQASKEEMPSFPIPAYADYCMENEYNDNFRSSYIKVSRQLSSPETISLEPNSYRSIKVSVDDLDLNSPSSPVSSLCQEQDASAGMKCNLMPEEEMEQEEDEVMSSYVIEINSDHREVVSEAISIDEAIAWAKEKFQVQNFDRQQKKDPSAEVEERPNANEFTRQGMDVHGMTPAPTEDEQKKWRSEPETEHLEKDMELELLDEDVRLWSAGKETNIRLLLSTLHHILWPNSGWSATSLTSLIESSHVKKAYQKARLCLHPDKLQQRGATLQQKYVSEKAFSILQDAWAAFISQDVFFN
- the LOC110602278 gene encoding auxilin-related protein 2 isoform X2, encoding MDESWRMRMGMPSRPRRRSMEDASAGPTRRSMEALDPEDFADVFGGPPRSVLSRKFSGDFTRSSTSFYEEIFRQPEVVGSVEKKGGGRSLPAFRIPAKGEGFYSDVFGWEDGRRSRDRSRPNSKAKSKSNSSSVLSSEELSPHRPPVTGDDVALSSFALKLRWNSTTMRPEEQASKEEMPSFPIPAYADYCMENEYNDNFRSSYIKVSRQLSSPETISLEPNSYRSIKVSVDDLDLNSPSSPVSSLCQEQDASAGMKCNLMPEEEMEQEEDEVMSSYVIEINSDHREVVSEAISIDEAIAWAKEKFQVQNFDRQQKKDPSAEVEERPNANEFTRQGMDVHGMTPAPTEDEQKKWRSEPETEHLEKDMELELLDEDVRLWSAGKETNIRLLLSTLHHILWPNSGWSATSLTSLIESSHVKKAYQKARLCLHPDKLQQRGATLQQKYVSEKAFSILQDAWAAFISQDVFFN